ACAGGTTCACCGAGTAGCCGCGCGACAAAATCCATCGCAGGTCCTTCAACTGCTCCTTGAGCGGAGCCCCGTGATGATGCGGCTGGCCCCACTGGTCAAACCATCCCGGATAGTACTCCGCCACATACACCAGCTTCGAGTGCGGCCGGTAGGCGAGCAACTGCTTCACGCCGTTCTCCACACCGCCCGGCCCCACATCAATCGCCTCCGGCAACTCCGGCAGCGACCCGCTCCACAGCCCCGGACCATCCGCCGTATACAGCACCACGCCGCCCAGGCCCGCACCGGCGACCATCCGCCGCACCTCTTCCAGATACGCCCGGCTCTTGCCAAACGATCCGTACTCGTTCTCCACCTGCACGGCAATGATCGGGCCGCCGTGCGTCCACAGCAACGGCTTCAACTGCTGGCCCAGATGATCCATGTAATCCTGCGCCGCATGCAGATATGCCGGGTCGCTGCTGCGAATCTTCACCCTCCCGTCCTTCCACAGCCATGCCGGATAGCCGCCCATGCTCCACTCCGCGCACGCATAGGGCCCGGGCCGCAAAATCACATACAGCCCCGCCTGCTGGGCCATGCGAATGAACCGCGCCACATCATACTGCCCTGAAAAATCCCACTGCCCGCGATGCGGCTCCTGCACGTTCCAGAAGACATACACGCTGATCGCGTTCAGGCCCATCGCCCTGGCCTTCCGCAGCCGGTCACCCCACTCCGCGCGCGGCACGCGTGCAAAGTGAATCGAGCCGGAGATAATCTGCACCGGCTTTCCATCCAGAATGAAGTGCCCGTCTCCCACCGTGGCCGTGTGGGCCGCGCGCGTATGCGTCTCAGACAACGCGGGGACAGCGTGCAAGGGAAGAACCGCAAACAACCAGGACAGCAACACCGCGGCCACAAAATAGCGACACTTCATTCCTTCAGCTCCTGGTCAAAAATCTAGGCATTTTCACCCGACCATGATATCGCTATCACTAACAGGTTGCGCAGCTTTCCCTCCGGCATTGGAGGCATTCGAAAAGGACACTTCATGCAGCGAAGAAAGTTTCTCTATGGCCTCGGCGGCGGCGCTTTCACCGCCGGACTCGCGGGGCTCCCTGCGGAACTCCCTCTGATCCGCCCCTTCGCGGCGCGGGCCCTGGGTGCATCCGCGGCTCCAGCCGCGCGGCCCACGCCCGGGCAGGTCGCGTGGCAAAATCTTGAGTTCGGCATGTTCGTGCATCTGGCGCCCAACACCTGGCAAAACCTTGAGGGCGACAATCTCTCCACGCCTCTCTCTCAAATCGATCCCGTCGATCTCAACACCGATCAATGGGTCGAGACCGCTCTCTCCATGGGCGCGCGCTATGTCGTCTTCGTTGCCAAGCATCAGGGCGGCTTCTGCATGTGGCAGACCCACACCACGCCCTACAGCATTCGCAACACCCCATGGCGTCACGGCAAGGGCGATGTGCTGCGCGATATCTCCGAGTCCTGCCGCAAACACGGTCTGCCGCTCGGCGTCTACGTTTCGCCGCGCGATCAATACTTCGGAGCCGGCATTGGCGGCAAATGCAAAACGCCCGCGCAGCAAAAGAAATACAACGCCATCTACCGCGAGCAGCTCACCGAGGTCTTCACTCGTTACGGCAAGCTCGTTGAAATCTGGTTTGACGGCTCCACCGTCACGCCCGTGGGCGATCTCATCCATCGCTACCAGCCCGAAGCCATGGTCTTCCAGGGCCCCGACGCCACCATTCGCTGGGTTGGCAATGAGAATGGCTTCGCGCCCTACCCTTGCTGGAACGCCCTCGACAAGCAGGACGCCGCCACCGGCACCGCCACGGCCCTCAACAGCGACCCCAACGGAAGCGTATGGATGCCCGTCGAAGCCGACGTCTCCATCCGCCGCCCCGACTGGTTCTGGAGCACCACCAACGCCGGCAAGGTGCTCACCCTCGATCAGCTTCTCTCCATCTACTACCGCTCCGTCGGCCGCGGCGCGCAACTGCTCCTCAACATTCCGCCCAACACCCGCGGCCTCATGGCCCAACCCGATTGCGCCGTCGCAAAACAATTCGGCGACGAACTGCGCCGCCGCTTCAGCCATCCCGTCGCACGCACGCGGGGCGCCGGGCCGCTCGTCGAGTGGAAGCTCGCAAAGCCCGCGCGCATCGATACCGTCATCCTGCAGGAGCAAATCTCCGGCGGCCAGCGCGTGCGCGCCTATCAGTTGGAGGGCCGCGCCCACGGCGCATGGATTCCGCTCGGCGAGGGCGCCTCCATCGGCCACAAGCGCATTCAGCCGGTACCGCCGCACATCGTCGATGCCGTGCGGCTGCGCGTCACCGAATCGCAGGGCGATCCGATGATTCGCACCCTCGCCGTCTACGATACCGGCGTCGCTCCGCCCGCTGACTGGGATGCCGTCTCGCATCTCTGGGCCGCCAACCTCATTGGGCAGTGGTCCGGCGGCAGCTTCTCGCTCGATCTCTCCAGCCGCATCCACGCGGCCACTCAGTACGTCCTGCGCTTCCGCCCGGAAAGCGGCAAGGTCACCGGCTTTCGCAATATGATTCTTGAGATCGGCGGAGTCCCCGCGCCCGATCTCCTCAAGCACTCCCCCGCGCATCCTGACGAACTGATTCTTGACATCACCGGGCTCGACGCCTCCATCCGCATCCACGGCCACGTCGAGGGCGCATCTTCCGGCTCAATCCTCTTTGAGAAATTGCGCTGATCAAACCGCCAGCACATCGATCCCGGCATCGCGAAAGCCCGCCAGCACGGCGGGCTCGATGCCGTCATCGGTCACGATCCGGCTGATGCGGTCCAGCGTGCAGATCAGCGCCGGGCTCACCATGCCGATCTTGCTCGAGTCCGCCACCAGAATCACTTCTTTCGACTGCCGCACCACCGCGCGAAAAATAGCCGCCTCTTCCGCCTCGATCGTCGTCACGCCCTTCACCAGGTCTACCCCGCAGGCGCCGATGAATGCCTTGTCCATGAAAAATCCCGACAACCCTTCGAGCGTCATCGGCCCGGTCAGTGAAAATGCGCCCGCCCAGCGCAGATTCCCGCCCGTCAGCGTCACATCCAGTCCCGGCTGAACGCTCAGCTCCATGCCGATGTTCACCGCATTCGTCACCACGTGAATCCCCGCTTTGTGCCGAATGCAGCGCGCGACCTGCGTCGTCGTCGTGCCCGCCGTGAAGGCGATCGTCTCGCGCTCTCCCACCAGCTCCGCCGCCGCCATGGCAATGCGGCGCTTCTCTTCCGGGAAGCGGTGCTCGCGCTCATGAAAGGTGGAGTCGAAGCGAAATGGCTGATACACCGTCTGGCCCGCCACTCTGGCGCCGCCATGCGTGCGATTCACCAGCCCGCGTTCTTCCAGCCGGATCAGATCCCGCCGCACGCTCGCCGCCGAGGCTCCGGTCAGCGAAGCAAGCTCGTCCACAGAGCTCTTCCCCTGACGCAGCACGGCCTGCAAAATCTGCTTCTCTCTCTGCTCCGTCTTGACGGACATGCCCTTCCGGCCCCGATCGCACTGGGAATCAAAACATGCTTCTGCGCAACTTTACACGATCAGGCCGGCAACATTCTCCTGCGCCAACTGCGCCAGAGCCTCCATCATCGCCCGCACATCTTCTTCGAGCGTCACATAGCGCAGATACTCGCGGTTGCCGCCCACTTCGCCCATCGTGACGCCGGGCCGGTGAAAGGCCACACGGCTCGGAACCGTCCGCCGCAGGCTCGCATGAAACTCCGTAACCCCGGTCTGGTGGGCCAGCTCCCGAACATTCTCCGGCATCAGTCCGCCGCCTGCCATCACCGCAATCTGCCCGCCGGCCGCGCTCTGCAGCGCACGCAATGTCGCGCTTCCCTTCGCCGCGCTGCGCGCCCCGCCAGAGCTCAGCACCCGCTCGGCCCCGGTCCTGATCACATCTCCCACCGCCGCCACCGGGTCCGGCGTCATATCGATGGCCCGGTGAAAGGTCACCGGCAGAGGCCGCGCCTGCTCCACCAGGCGGCGAGTCCGCTCCACATCCACCCGCGCGTGCTCATTCAAAACTCCCAGCACGATGCCGTCCGCGCCCAGCCGCCGAAGCTGCTCGATCTCCCGCTGCATCACCAGGAACTCGTCATCGTCATAAC
The DNA window shown above is from Acidobacterium capsulatum ATCC 51196 and carries:
- a CDS encoding alpha-L-fucosidase, whose protein sequence is MQRRKFLYGLGGGAFTAGLAGLPAELPLIRPFAARALGASAAPAARPTPGQVAWQNLEFGMFVHLAPNTWQNLEGDNLSTPLSQIDPVDLNTDQWVETALSMGARYVVFVAKHQGGFCMWQTHTTPYSIRNTPWRHGKGDVLRDISESCRKHGLPLGVYVSPRDQYFGAGIGGKCKTPAQQKKYNAIYREQLTEVFTRYGKLVEIWFDGSTVTPVGDLIHRYQPEAMVFQGPDATIRWVGNENGFAPYPCWNALDKQDAATGTATALNSDPNGSVWMPVEADVSIRRPDWFWSTTNAGKVLTLDQLLSIYYRSVGRGAQLLLNIPPNTRGLMAQPDCAVAKQFGDELRRRFSHPVARTRGAGPLVEWKLAKPARIDTVILQEQISGGQRVRAYQLEGRAHGAWIPLGEGASIGHKRIQPVPPHIVDAVRLRVTESQGDPMIRTLAVYDTGVAPPADWDAVSHLWAANLIGQWSGGSFSLDLSSRIHAATQYVLRFRPESGKVTGFRNMILEIGGVPAPDLLKHSPAHPDELILDITGLDASIRIHGHVEGASSGSILFEKLR
- a CDS encoding DeoR/GlpR family DNA-binding transcription regulator, which codes for MSVKTEQREKQILQAVLRQGKSSVDELASLTGASAASVRRDLIRLEERGLVNRTHGGARVAGQTVYQPFRFDSTFHEREHRFPEEKRRIAMAAAELVGERETIAFTAGTTTTQVARCIRHKAGIHVVTNAVNIGMELSVQPGLDVTLTGGNLRWAGAFSLTGPMTLEGLSGFFMDKAFIGACGVDLVKGVTTIEAEEAAIFRAVVRQSKEVILVADSSKIGMVSPALICTLDRISRIVTDDGIEPAVLAGFRDAGIDVLAV
- a CDS encoding copper homeostasis protein CutC, which encodes MLDTGKLKQPAMVLEVCVDSVASAVAAERGGAQRIELCSDLLEGGITPGPGLLALVRERLKIDVYVMARPRGGDFCYDDDEFLVMQREIEQLRRLGADGIVLGVLNEHARVDVERTRRLVEQARPLPVTFHRAIDMTPDPVAAVGDVIRTGAERVLSSGGARSAAKGSATLRALQSAAGGQIAVMAGGGLMPENVRELAHQTGVTEFHASLRRTVPSRVAFHRPGVTMGEVGGNREYLRYVTLEEDVRAMMEALAQLAQENVAGLIV